From one Trifolium pratense cultivar HEN17-A07 linkage group LG1, ARS_RC_1.1, whole genome shotgun sequence genomic stretch:
- the LOC123887700 gene encoding VAN3-binding protein-like produces FEGSFDSVSIIAFDRVASTVKSAVDIQTPGDLITLTAAAAAALRGEAAFIARFPKEAKKNASISPYDKGIAETQCPLAFAFEGQMLENFSPCVDDLLQVTEKRCITMETCVCLHQQEILGTIFHVKIKIKSKHIGGAFSKKSKCVDYGVCNEDSAWPYQKEREASEELYFGLKTAQGLLEFKSESKLQKQKWVDGTLCTISYRLRLLFFLAFFWHTWRRE; encoded by the exons TTTGAGGGTAGTTTTGATTCAGTTTCAATTATTGCTTTTGACCGTGTAGCTTCTACCGTCAAGTCTGCAGTTGATATTCAAACACCGGGTGATCTTATAACTCTTACTGCTGCAGCTGCAGCAG CTTTGAGAGGAGAAGCAGCTTTTATAGCGAGATTTCCAAAAGAAGCAAAGAAGAATGCATCAATAAGTCCCTATGATAAGGGAATAGCAGAAACACAATGTCCACTTGCTTTTGCTTTTGAGGGTCAGATGTTAGAAAACTTTTCTCCATGTGTGGATGATTTGTTGCAGGTTACAGAAAAA AGGTGCATTACGATGGAAACATGTGTCTGTTTACATCAACAAGAAATATTAGGTACCATATTTCAT GTCAAAATTAAGATCAAAAGCAAACACATTGGAGGAGCTTTCTCCAAAAAGAGTAAAT GTGTGGATTATGGAGTGTGTAATGAAGACTCGGCATGGCCTTATCAAAAAGAAAGGGAAGCTTCTGAAGAGCTCTATTTTGGCCTCAAAACTGCACAAGGTCTTCTAGAATTTAAGTCTGAGAGCAAACTCCAAAAGCAAAAATGGGTTGATGGGACACTATGCACTATTTCGTATCGTTTGAG ATTGCTCTTCTTTCTCGCTTTCTTTTGGCATACCTGGCGACGTGAATGA